One window from the genome of Myxococcales bacterium encodes:
- a CDS encoding FHA domain-containing protein yields the protein MARVLWRDAQGKEGTVILTRLEVRIGRAADCEICTEDGMVSRYHARIVRKGAGYVVEDLGSANGIFFDERQVNSHHLSHGDAVRCGSLWIRFVEGEGAREPAAKSPPARGVRGTMVLAPPQGSAARRVDAVVRTLVGLSARNSARAVAPRRGITITRPRCAGYWRRGRARDTVAAPPGGTAAARIAQSKGKQNERRTGPEPGGP from the coding sequence ATGGCACGCGTGCTGTGGCGAGATGCTCAAGGCAAGGAAGGCACGGTCATCTTGACGCGGCTGGAGGTGCGCATTGGGCGCGCCGCTGATTGCGAAATCTGCACCGAAGATGGCATGGTCTCGCGCTATCACGCGCGCATCGTGCGCAAGGGCGCGGGCTACGTCGTCGAAGACCTCGGCTCGGCCAACGGCATTTTCTTTGACGAACGCCAAGTCAATTCTCACCACTTAAGCCATGGAGATGCCGTGCGCTGTGGCAGCCTGTGGATTCGCTTTGTCGAGGGTGAAGGGGCGCGCGAACCCGCCGCCAAATCACCGCCGGCGCGGGGCGTGCGCGGCACGATGGTGCTCGCGCCGCCGCAGGGTAGCGCTGCCCGCCGCGTCGACGCCGTCGTCAGGACCCTCGTCGGCCTCAGCGCCAGAAACTCTGCCAGAGCAGTCGCGCCCAGACGCGGCATCACCATCACCAGGCCACGGTGCGCCGGCTATTGGCGACGAGGCCGCGCAAGAGATACGGTTGCTGCGCCGCCGGGTGGAACAGCTGCAGCTCGAATTGCGCAATCTAAGGGCAAGCAAAATGAGCGCCGAACAGGCCCAGAGCCTGGGGGACCTTGA
- a CDS encoding amidophosphoribosyltransferase, protein MCGVFGVFGHDEAANLTYLGLHSLQHRGQESAGIVALEAPAGASPVMRHHAAMGLVSDIFTRSTLDRLVGRAAIGHVRYSTSGSSELRNAQPFLIEYKSDVVAIAHNGNLVNAMALRAELERNGSIFQTSSDTEVIVHLMAQSPAADVVGRLQDALGKVTGAFSITMLTRGGQLIAARDPRGFRPLALGRLKSGYVVSSETSSFDLIEADYVRDVEPGEILVIDDTGLTSRRLAPASGRPCVFEYVYFARPDSVIDGAGVYSARIAMGERLATEAPIEADVVIPVPDSGVPAAIGFARVSGIPFAMGLIRSHYVGRTFIEPQESIRHFGVRLKLSTVRAVVDGKRVVVVDDSLVRGTTSRKIVKMLRAAGATEVHLRISAPPTTHPCFYGIDTPSRSELVAATHTPAEIARYITCDSLLYLSHAGLVESVDAARMPPSAAPTAFCDACFTGHYPVVPASEDQAHLVTLRSRKPLPLGTPVI, encoded by the coding sequence ATGTGCGGCGTGTTTGGAGTATTTGGTCACGACGAAGCCGCCAACCTGACGTATCTGGGGCTGCATTCACTGCAGCATCGCGGTCAAGAATCCGCCGGTATCGTGGCGCTGGAGGCTCCGGCTGGGGCGTCGCCGGTCATGCGCCACCATGCGGCGATGGGACTGGTTTCCGACATCTTTACCCGCAGCACGCTCGACCGCTTAGTCGGCCGCGCCGCGATCGGCCACGTCCGCTATTCCACCTCGGGCTCCTCTGAATTGCGCAACGCGCAGCCGTTTCTCATCGAATATAAGAGCGACGTGGTGGCCATCGCGCACAACGGCAATTTGGTCAACGCGATGGCGCTGCGCGCCGAGCTCGAGCGCAACGGCTCAATTTTTCAGACGTCGAGCGACACCGAGGTGATCGTTCATTTGATGGCGCAATCGCCCGCCGCGGATGTCGTCGGTCGGCTGCAAGACGCGCTGGGCAAGGTTACCGGCGCGTTTTCAATCACCATGCTGACGCGCGGGGGTCAGCTGATCGCCGCCCGCGATCCGCGAGGTTTTCGCCCGCTGGCGCTGGGACGGCTCAAATCGGGTTACGTGGTCTCCTCGGAGACCTCCTCGTTTGATCTGATTGAGGCCGATTACGTACGCGACGTCGAGCCTGGTGAAATCCTCGTGATCGACGACACGGGGCTTACCAGCCGAAGGCTAGCGCCAGCGTCAGGGCGACCGTGCGTGTTCGAGTACGTCTACTTCGCGCGGCCCGACAGCGTCATCGATGGCGCCGGGGTTTATTCCGCGCGCATCGCGATGGGTGAACGCCTCGCCACCGAGGCGCCGATCGAGGCCGACGTCGTGATTCCGGTGCCCGACTCTGGGGTGCCGGCGGCAATTGGCTTTGCCCGGGTGTCGGGCATCCCGTTCGCCATGGGGCTCATTCGTTCGCACTACGTGGGGCGGACGTTCATCGAGCCGCAGGAGTCGATCCGGCACTTCGGGGTACGCCTAAAGCTCAGCACCGTGCGCGCGGTGGTCGATGGCAAGCGCGTGGTGGTGGTCGACGACTCCTTGGTGCGCGGCACCACCTCGCGCAAGATCGTCAAGATGCTGCGCGCGGCGGGCGCCACCGAGGTGCACCTGCGCATCTCCGCGCCGCCCACCACGCATCCCTGTTTCTACGGCATCGACACGCCCAGCCGCAGCGAGCTCGTGGCCGCGACCCATACCCCCGCCGAAATCGCGCGCTACATCACCTGTGACTCCCTCCTATATCTCTCGCACGCGGGCCTCGTGGAATCGGTCGATGCGGCGAGGATGCCACCGAGCGCGGCCCCGACCGCGTTTTGCGACGCGTGCTTCACCGGGCACTATCCCGTCGTGCCGGCGTCTGAAGACCAGGCGCATTTGGTGACGTTGCGCAGCCGAAAGCCGCTCCCGCTGGGCACGCCCGTGATATAA